The following proteins come from a genomic window of Mucinivorans hirudinis:
- a CDS encoding SusC/RagA family TonB-linked outer membrane protein: MNFTYLTRTAVITLTLAFGVLQPTTLRAGNSETSYLNLQQKNITVAVKVTDVTDMPIVGATVFLESNTRISAATDVQGIAVLRNVPEEGTLEISFLGMVTQKIKINGRAQIHVTLKEDVKAIDEVVVVGYGKQKRSGMVSSVNTVTSKEIRLPTRNLTNNLAGQLAGLIAIQRSGEPGEDDASFWIRGVSTFRGGTAPLVLVDGVPRRMQDIEPDEIDTFSLLKDAAATAVYGAEGANGVILITTKRGRVERPKISFSAEHSIVTPTRLPGFLGSVEFMNAYNEALWNEGSPDIWTQEYISRFDKNSPDRDSDLYPNVNWLDLLNKTTSSTRATVSFQGGTEKARYFVGTSYYTESGIFKKNRQAEYNNNIGLDRFGLRSNIDLNVSNTTLLSLDINSTYTELNSTGFPSGHIFRRMLTTCPNLFPMVYSDGTLAGHPQGKEDSRQNPYNMLMNSGYQKEWRVNLQTKIALTQQLKFITEGLNARINVAFDANVDFNTARIKNPIEYNATGRDDNGKLIYKNVNPDGTDNLSMNTGASASKNIYIDASLNYNRTFNENHDVTAMVLYMQKDRQVHSTPLAYRKQSLVGRITYSYKSRYNFEGNFGYTGSENFAAGHRFGLFPAVGVSWYLSNEKFYTGKVKDILSKLKFRVSYGLTGNDATGGARFLFRGTIDQRAAPYSLGWTDTNFLSSLSGIRESRFAAPNLTWEIETKRNYGIDLGMFNGKLDLAIDYFDNLREGILLRRQTIPNATGFVQMPWQNFGRVQNRGFDASVVYNQTFGAIRLGFRANVTYARNKILEIDEVPPRYEWMARTGTRIGEKYLLQADGFYRYEDFDITGEGLARRFTLKEGVVRSSFNANIRPGDLKYKDLNGSGVIENYDHAYGGAPSNPELVYGFGINVEYKGFYAGVFFQGAGSTSTVLGGNFAAGFFPFSRSHTQSSLRSFATDRWSDRGANGTVVEPRWDALYPRLSTMGNENNSLPSTHYLRDASFIRLKNAQVGYNFPKRWLSRIGVNSARVFCTGTNLAVWDKIKYWDPEMGNANEGLNYPLTMNISFGLEVVL, translated from the coding sequence ATGAATTTTACTTATCTAACCCGAACAGCTGTCATCACATTGACCTTGGCTTTTGGAGTGTTGCAACCGACAACGCTTCGTGCAGGCAATAGTGAGACTAGCTATCTTAATTTGCAACAAAAAAACATCACCGTAGCGGTGAAGGTAACAGATGTAACGGATATGCCCATTGTGGGTGCAACCGTTTTTCTTGAGTCCAACACACGCATCAGTGCCGCAACCGATGTTCAGGGGATTGCGGTTCTGAGGAACGTACCTGAGGAGGGGACGCTCGAAATCTCATTTTTGGGGATGGTAACTCAAAAAATCAAAATTAACGGGCGTGCCCAGATTCACGTCACCTTGAAAGAGGATGTCAAAGCCATAGATGAGGTGGTGGTTGTCGGTTACGGCAAACAGAAGCGCAGCGGGATGGTATCCTCGGTGAACACGGTGACCTCGAAAGAGATTAGGCTACCCACTCGTAATCTCACCAATAATCTCGCAGGTCAGCTTGCCGGTCTTATCGCTATTCAGCGTTCGGGCGAACCGGGCGAGGACGATGCCTCCTTTTGGATTCGCGGAGTCAGCACCTTTAGAGGCGGCACGGCTCCTCTTGTTCTTGTGGATGGCGTACCTCGTCGAATGCAGGATATTGAGCCGGACGAGATAGACACATTTTCGCTCTTGAAGGATGCTGCTGCCACGGCTGTCTACGGCGCTGAGGGGGCGAACGGCGTTATTCTTATAACGACAAAACGCGGGCGCGTGGAGCGCCCCAAAATATCGTTCAGTGCCGAGCACAGCATTGTTACGCCGACCCGTCTTCCCGGATTCCTCGGCTCTGTGGAGTTTATGAACGCATATAATGAGGCATTGTGGAATGAAGGCTCACCCGACATTTGGACACAGGAGTATATATCTCGATTCGACAAAAACAGTCCCGACCGGGATAGCGACCTATATCCCAACGTGAATTGGTTAGACCTTCTCAACAAGACCACCAGCTCCACACGAGCCACAGTTAGTTTCCAAGGGGGAACAGAGAAAGCTCGATACTTCGTGGGCACATCTTACTATACCGAGAGCGGTATCTTCAAAAAAAATAGGCAGGCGGAGTACAACAACAATATCGGTCTTGACCGTTTTGGTCTCCGCTCCAACATTGACCTCAATGTCTCCAACACGACCCTTCTTTCGCTGGATATAAACAGCACATATACCGAACTTAACTCTACAGGATTTCCCAGCGGACACATCTTCAGACGAATGCTTACGACCTGTCCGAACCTCTTTCCGATGGTCTATTCGGACGGTACACTGGCAGGACACCCCCAAGGTAAGGAAGATAGTCGTCAGAATCCGTACAATATGCTTATGAATTCGGGATACCAGAAGGAGTGGCGTGTAAATCTTCAAACTAAAATAGCTCTCACTCAGCAGTTGAAGTTCATCACCGAAGGGCTGAATGCGAGGATAAACGTAGCCTTCGATGCCAATGTTGATTTCAACACAGCGCGTATTAAGAATCCGATAGAGTATAATGCCACCGGTCGCGATGACAATGGAAAGCTTATATACAAAAATGTCAACCCCGATGGTACGGACAACTTAAGTATGAACACAGGAGCCTCTGCATCTAAGAATATCTACATTGATGCCTCTCTGAACTATAATCGGACATTCAACGAAAATCACGATGTAACTGCAATGGTTCTGTATATGCAAAAAGACAGACAAGTTCACAGCACCCCTCTGGCATACAGAAAGCAGAGTTTGGTTGGTCGGATAACATACTCTTACAAATCACGTTATAACTTCGAGGGTAACTTCGGATATACAGGTTCCGAAAATTTTGCCGCAGGTCACCGTTTCGGTCTCTTTCCGGCGGTGGGGGTGAGTTGGTATCTGTCGAATGAAAAATTCTACACGGGCAAAGTTAAAGACATCCTCTCCAAGCTCAAATTCCGAGTCTCATACGGTCTTACGGGTAACGATGCCACCGGCGGTGCTCGCTTTCTATTCCGCGGAACGATAGATCAGCGCGCTGCACCATACTCTTTGGGTTGGACTGATACGAACTTTCTAAGCAGTTTAAGTGGTATCAGAGAGTCTCGGTTCGCGGCACCTAATCTCACGTGGGAAATCGAAACCAAGAGAAACTACGGTATCGACCTTGGTATGTTCAACGGCAAATTAGATTTGGCGATAGACTATTTCGACAACCTTCGTGAGGGCATTCTGTTGCGACGTCAGACTATCCCCAATGCAACCGGTTTCGTTCAGATGCCTTGGCAAAACTTCGGCAGGGTACAAAATAGAGGTTTTGATGCTTCGGTAGTCTACAATCAAACCTTTGGAGCTATTCGCTTGGGATTTCGTGCCAACGTAACCTACGCACGCAACAAAATTCTCGAAATAGACGAAGTGCCGCCTAGATACGAATGGATGGCACGAACAGGCACGCGTATTGGTGAGAAATATTTGCTTCAGGCTGACGGGTTCTATCGTTACGAAGATTTCGATATTACAGGTGAGGGGTTGGCGCGCAGGTTTACATTAAAAGAGGGTGTTGTCCGCTCATCTTTCAACGCCAATATTCGTCCGGGCGACCTCAAATATAAAGACTTGAACGGAAGCGGCGTAATTGAGAACTACGACCATGCCTACGGTGGAGCCCCCTCTAATCCGGAATTGGTATACGGCTTCGGCATTAACGTTGAATACAAAGGATTCTATGCCGGGGTATTCTTCCAAGGCGCGGGTAGTACATCAACCGTTCTCGGAGGTAACTTTGCCGCCGGTTTTTTCCCATTTAGTCGGAGTCATACACAATCCTCTCTTCGTTCATTTGCAACAGACCGTTGGTCTGACCGCGGAGCTAACGGCACAGTTGTCGAACCCCGTTGGGATGCCCTCTACCCCCGATTGAGTACAATGGGAAACGAGAACAACTCTCTCCCCTCTACCCACTATTTGCGTGATGCAAGTTTCATACGTCTCAAGAATGCCCAAGTCGGCTACAACTTTCCGAAAAGATGGTTGAGTAGAATTGGAGTAAACTCAGCGCGGGTCTTCTGTACGGGTACAAACCTTGCAGTTTGGGATAAAATCAAATACTGGGACCCTGAAATGGGTAATGCTAATGAAGGTTTGAACTACCCTTTGACAATGAACATCTCCTTTGGTCTTGAGGTTGTACTATAA